Proteins encoded by one window of Rutidosis leptorrhynchoides isolate AG116_Rl617_1_P2 chromosome 7, CSIRO_AGI_Rlap_v1, whole genome shotgun sequence:
- the LOC139857381 gene encoding synaptotagmin-4-like, translating to MNKIWPYVDEAASDLIRSSVEPILEQYKPIVLSSLKFSKLTLGTVAPQFTGVSVNEGNPGEITMELEMQWDGNPNVVLDIVTKVGVALPIQVKNIAFTGLFRLIFRPLVDEFPCFGAVLFSLREKKQLDFTLKVIGGDLSALPGVSDAIEETIKDAVEDSVTWPVRIVIPILAGDYSDLELKPSGTLEVKLIEAKELTNKDIIGKSDPFATLFVRPLRAKMKSSKTINNQLNPIWNEHFEFTVEDPKTQQFTIRVFDDEGVQASELIGCGRVAIKDLEPGKVKDIWIKLVKDLDFQRDHKNRGQVHLELLYIPFGTETGFLNPHNPDFRLTDLEKALKSGISETDVDPEKLAAQKKKEVIRRGVLSVTVMSAQDLPAVDLMGKSDPYVVVHLKKTEQKLKTRVINNTLNPVWNQTFDFVVEDGLRDLLMCEVWDHDTFGKDKMGKCIMTLTRVILEGEFTETFDLDGCKAGKLTLHLKWTPQTIVRDP from the exons ATGAACAAGATCTGGCCATACGTTGATGAG GCAGCGTCCGATCTAATAAGAAGCTCAGTGGAGCCAATACTTGAACAATACAAACCAATCGTTTTGTCGTCTCTAAAGTTTTCAAAGTTAACACTTGGCACTGTAGCTCCACAATTTACAG GAGTTTCTGTAAATGAAGGTAATCCTGGTGAAATAACAATGGAGTTGGAGATGCAATGGGATGGTAACCCTAATGTTGTTCTTGATATAGTTACCAAAGTTGGTGTTGCTTTACCTATACAG GTGAAAAATATTGCATTTACTGGCCTCTTCAGACTCATTTTTAGACCATTAGTTGACGAGTTTCCATGTTTCGGAGCAGTTTTATTCTCTTTAAGAGAAAAG AAACAATTGGATTTTACACTTAAAGTTATTGGTGGAGATTTATCAGCCCTTCCTGGGGTATCTGATGCTATAGAG GAAACAATTAAGGATGCTGTTGAAGATTCAGTTACATGGCCAGTTCGGATTGTGATACCCATATTAGCAGGGGACTATAG tgaTTTGGAGTTGAAGCCATCTGGAACATTGGAGGTTAAACTAATAGAAGCAAAAGAATTAACAAATAAAGACATTATTGGAAAATCAGATCCTTTCGCCACTTTATTTGTCCGTCCACTGCGCGCTAAAATGAAAAGCAGCAAGACAATC AACAACCAACTAAACCCAATATGGAACGAGCACTTCGAGTTCACTGTTGAAGATCCTAAGACTCAACAGTTTACGATAAGAGTGTTCGATGACGAAGGAGTCCAAGCTTCAGAATTAATTGGTTGTGGTCGAGTTGCAATAAAGGATCTTGAGCCCGGCAAGGTAAAAGATATATGGATCAAACTGGTCAAGGATTTGGATTTTCAAAGAGATCATAAGAATAGGGGTCAG GTGCACTTAGAGCTCCTGTATATCCCGTTTGGCACAGAGACTGGGTTCCTAAATCCACATAACCCTGATTTTAGATTAACTGATTTAGAGAAGGCCCTTAAATCTGGAATTAGCGAAACAGACGTTGATCCAGAAAAACTAGCTGCACAAAAGAAAAAAGAAGTCATAAGGAGAGGAGTTCTTTCTGTAACAGTTATGTCGGCTCAAGATTTGCCAGCTGTCGATCTTATGGGAAAAAGTGATCCCTATGTTGTAGTCCATTTGAAGAAAACAGAACAGAAATTGAAGACAAGA GTTATAAATAACACATTGAATCCCGTATGGAATCAAACATTTGACTTTGTGGTAGAAGATGGATTACGTGATCTGCTAATGTGTGAAGTGTGGGATCATGATACATTTGGAAAG GATAAGATGGGTAAATGCATCATGACACTTACGAGGGTCATATTAGAAGGTGAATTTACAGAGACATTCGACTTAGATGGATGTAAAGCGGGAAAGCTGACTTTGCATCTCAAATGGACCCCACAAACAATAGTACGCGATCCCTGA
- the LOC139857720 gene encoding uncharacterized transporter C405.03c-like: MGWRYQAGLLLIAAVVIIWVCSAEVTQGIFNDYKQPFAVTYLGASLMVIYLPIAFIKDWIYRIIKKRKSQIPAAINSPLKYISGSTMFEMEVDGSTLSRKGSDHNLSIQEDENPLVPKGKNDISPLKHETQVTTREVATYGFYIAPIWFLTEYLSNAALAHTSVASTTVLSSTSGLFTLFIGAFLGQDSLNVTKIVAVFVSMAGVAMTTMGKTWAADEVTANSSSNGDRSLVGDLFGLSSAMCYGLFTVLLKKFSGEEGERVDVQKLFGYIGLFTLVALWWLVWPLTALGIEPKFKIPHSAKMDEVVIANGLIGSVLSDYFWALCVVWTTPLVATLGMSLTIPLAMVADMVIHGRHYSAIYILGSAQVFAGFVIANLPDKISKKIGF, translated from the exons ATGGGGTGGAGATATCAAGCTGGGTTGCttttaattgctgctgttgttatcATATGGGTTTGCTCTGCTGAAGTCACCCAG GGAATATTCAATGACTATAAGCAGCCATTTGCAGTAACATATCTTGGAGCTTCATTGATGGTAATATATCTTCCGATTGCATTCATTAAAGACTGGATATATAGAATAATCAAGAAACGAAAAAGTCAAATCCCGGCTGCAATAAACTCGCCACTTAAGTACATTAGTGGGTCAACAATGTTTGAAATGGAAGTTGACGGGTCAACATTAAGTCGAAAAGGTAGCGATCACAACCTATCTATTCAAGAAGACGAAAACCCGCTAGTTCCAAAGGGTAAAAATGACATTTCACCATTAAAACATGAAACCCAAGTCACAACGAGAGAGGTTGCTACTTACGGATTCTATATCGCACCTATATGGTTTCTCACAGAG TATCTATCGAATGCTGCACTTGCACATACGAGTGTTGCTAGTACGACAGTGCTGTCGTCAACTTCGGGACTATTTACTCTATTCATCGGTGCATTTTTGGGCCAAGATTCTTTAAATGTGACAAAGATCGTTGCAGTTTTTGTCAGTATGGCCGGTGTTGCGATGACAACTATGGGAAAAACTTGGGCTGCAGATGAAGTTACTGCAAATTCCTCTTC AAATGGTGATCGCTCTCTCGTTGGCGATCTGTTCGGGCTTAGTTCAGCTATGTGTTATGGCCTCTTTACTG TGCTTCTTAAAAAGTTTTCCGGTGAGGAAGGAGAACGCGTTGACGTGCAAAAGTTGTTCGGATATATTGGCTTGTTTACACTTGTGGCTCTATGGTGGCTTG TTTGGCCACTAACGGCTTTAGGAATTGAACCAAAGTTCAAGATTCCTCACTCTGCTAAAATGGATGAAGTAGTTATTGCCAACGGACTTATTGGTAGCGTACTTTCCGACTATTTTTG GGCGTTATGTGTTGTATGGACGACTCCATTGGTGGCCACCTTAGGCATGTCCCTCACTATCCCGCTTGCAATGGTGGCTGATATGGTGATCCATGGCCGCCATTATTCCGCCATTTACATTCTTGGTTCTGCTCAG GTTTTTGCTGGTTTTGTGATTGCTAATCTTCCTGATAAAATTTCCAAGAAAATCGGGTTTTAG